The following are encoded together in the Pseudodesulfovibrio indicus genome:
- a CDS encoding ABC transporter ATP-binding protein codes for MARQPRLHQFSNRYLLKRSIGYFKPYKMRVALAALSMLLLSPIGPALAWIGKYVTDDVLIAKDMDMLKLCIWGFMALWLLRGVLMIGQVYTMNATGVLVLRDIRNELFRKIIRLPMPYFAESEIGMLMSRITADVTAVRVCLPSVLMFIRQIFTLIALVGSAIYIDAYLAFWALVVMPLAIYPFIYFGKKIRKYGRKTQAELSGINVVLEESFSGIKVIKAFANEIRENFKFSKENDSLSRILIRKLLYNEGSSRVMDIVGASAGAAVMWFGGMRVVSGEMTPGDLITFSLLVVQIYEPIKKLNASNNEIQSGLAGAERVFDILDAPTIEIEESGDVVFDGKLRSLEFKDIHFTYPGCPAPAVDGVSLTIEAGQRVAVVGPSGSGKTTLVNLIPRFYEPQQGAVELNGVPLSRYTLDSLRLHLGLVSQDTFLFNVSISENIAYAQDEYDMDAIRAAAEGAYAHEFITAMTDGYDTVVGEGGVKISGGQKQRLTIARAIMKNPCLLILDEATSALDTESERVVQAALDNLMQGRTSIVIAHRLSTILTADVIVVMEKGRIVATGRHEELLETCPLYDRLYQMQFEDRGADETCPLPS; via the coding sequence TTGGCCCGCCAACCCAGACTGCACCAGTTCAGCAACCGCTACCTGCTCAAACGCAGCATCGGTTATTTCAAACCCTACAAGATGCGGGTCGCCCTGGCCGCCCTGTCCATGCTGCTCCTCAGCCCCATCGGACCGGCCCTGGCCTGGATCGGCAAATACGTCACGGACGACGTCCTTATCGCCAAGGACATGGACATGCTCAAGCTGTGCATCTGGGGATTCATGGCCCTGTGGCTGCTCAGGGGGGTGCTCATGATCGGCCAGGTCTACACCATGAACGCCACCGGCGTCCTCGTCCTGCGCGACATCCGCAACGAGCTGTTCAGGAAGATCATCCGGCTCCCCATGCCCTACTTCGCCGAGAGCGAGATCGGCATGCTCATGAGCCGGATCACCGCGGACGTCACCGCCGTTCGCGTCTGCCTGCCCAGCGTGCTGATGTTCATCAGGCAGATCTTCACCCTGATAGCCCTTGTGGGCTCCGCCATCTACATCGACGCCTACCTGGCCTTCTGGGCGCTGGTGGTCATGCCCCTGGCCATCTATCCGTTCATCTATTTCGGAAAGAAAATCCGGAAATACGGCCGCAAGACCCAGGCCGAGCTGTCCGGCATCAACGTGGTTCTGGAAGAAAGCTTCTCCGGCATCAAGGTCATCAAGGCCTTTGCCAACGAAATCCGCGAAAATTTCAAGTTCAGCAAGGAAAACGACAGCCTGTCCCGAATCCTCATCCGCAAGCTGCTCTACAACGAAGGCTCATCCAGGGTCATGGACATCGTCGGAGCGAGCGCGGGCGCAGCTGTCATGTGGTTCGGCGGCATGCGCGTCGTCAGCGGCGAGATGACCCCGGGCGACCTGATCACCTTCTCCCTGCTGGTCGTCCAGATCTACGAGCCGATCAAGAAGCTCAACGCCTCCAACAACGAAATCCAGAGCGGCCTGGCCGGAGCGGAGCGCGTCTTCGACATCCTCGACGCCCCGACCATCGAGATCGAGGAGAGCGGCGACGTGGTGTTCGACGGGAAGCTGCGCAGCCTGGAGTTCAAGGACATCCACTTCACCTATCCCGGCTGCCCGGCACCGGCGGTGGACGGCGTGTCCCTGACCATCGAAGCAGGGCAGCGCGTGGCCGTGGTCGGCCCCAGCGGGTCCGGCAAGACCACCCTGGTCAACCTCATCCCCAGGTTTTACGAACCCCAGCAGGGGGCCGTGGAACTCAACGGCGTCCCCCTGAGCCGGTACACCCTGGACAGCCTGCGACTGCACCTTGGCCTGGTCTCCCAGGACACCTTCCTGTTCAACGTGTCCATCAGCGAAAACATCGCCTACGCCCAGGACGAATACGACATGGACGCGATCCGGGCCGCCGCCGAGGGGGCCTATGCCCACGAGTTCATCACCGCCATGACCGACGGCTACGACACCGTGGTCGGCGAAGGCGGGGTCAAGATTTCCGGCGGCCAGAAGCAGCGGCTGACCATCGCCCGCGCGATCATGAAGAACCCCTGCCTGCTCATCCTGGACGAGGCCACCAGCGCCCTGGACACCGAGTCGGAACGCGTGGTCCAGGCCGCGCTCGACAATCTCATGCAGGGCCGCACTTCCATCGTCATCGCCCATCGCCTCTCGACCATTCTCACTGCGGATGTTATAGTGGTCATGGAAAAGGGCAGGATCGTGGCCACGGGACGCCACGAGGAACTCCTGGAGACCTGCCCGCTGTACGACCGTCTGTACCAGATGCAATTCGAGGATCGCGGTGCGGACGAAACCTGTCCGTTGCCGTCATGA
- a CDS encoding Rossmann-like domain-containing protein, with translation MKPLLETLHAKAIDLWTREGILKEGITVTAAPLSVKEAIGDPEADDFPIQKGKEKLVEAVFRDARGQAFTDHYGNFSGTLDEVAALPLTTNRNRSVFISTLNAVSRSLGLCSNTVHCRDKGPGLCAKEVYETIAARHGRCKVTIIGFQPALAEAMNAKTDVRLVDLDPDNIGRTKRGVLVEGGEVTRDAMDWADLLLVTGTTLGNNSIDQFLTGKPVLFYGTTIAGAASLMGLNRYCPQSS, from the coding sequence ATGAAACCCCTGTTGGAAACCCTGCACGCCAAAGCCATCGACCTCTGGACCAGGGAAGGCATTCTCAAGGAAGGCATCACCGTCACCGCCGCCCCGTTGAGCGTCAAGGAGGCCATAGGCGACCCCGAAGCCGACGACTTTCCCATCCAGAAGGGCAAGGAGAAGCTCGTGGAGGCGGTCTTCCGCGACGCGCGGGGCCAGGCCTTCACCGACCATTACGGCAACTTCTCCGGCACCCTGGACGAGGTGGCCGCCCTGCCCCTGACCACCAACCGCAACCGGTCGGTGTTCATCTCGACCCTCAACGCCGTGAGCCGCTCCCTGGGATTGTGCTCGAACACGGTCCACTGTCGCGACAAGGGCCCCGGCCTGTGTGCCAAGGAGGTCTACGAAACGATCGCGGCGCGCCACGGCAGGTGCAAGGTGACCATCATCGGGTTCCAGCCCGCCCTGGCCGAGGCCATGAACGCCAAGACCGACGTTCGCCTCGTGGACCTGGACCCGGACAACATCGGCCGGACCAAACGCGGGGTGCTGGTCGAGGGCGGGGAAGTCACCCGGGACGCCATGGACTGGGCGGACCTGCTGCTCGTCACCGGGACCACGCTCGGCAACAACTCCATCGATCAATTCCTCACCGGCAAACCCGTGCTCTTCTACGGCACGACCATTGCCGGGGCGGCCAGCCTCATGGGGCTGAACCGCTACTGTCCGCAGAGCAGCTAG
- a CDS encoding molybdate ABC transporter permease subunit, with protein sequence MDFLGILAQPTTLHPIRLTLKALAVSGGLHLVLGVLIAYYLTSGRGPLRSAVDFLVTLPLVFPPIATGFVLLMLLGRTGWLGRIAPVDIIFNFPGVVIASFVSGLPLMVKPVEAALKGDVKKLAEISQVLGKTDWQTFWLVLLPNIRRNVLAGWFLAIGRSLGEVGVTLMLGGNIIGKTNTLSLEIYNAVFSGEFDRAMVLAVVIGCFSLAVFAALKKLAAV encoded by the coding sequence ATGGACTTTCTGGGGATTCTGGCCCAGCCGACGACCCTCCATCCGATCCGGCTGACCCTCAAGGCGCTGGCCGTGTCCGGTGGGCTGCACTTGGTCCTGGGCGTGCTCATCGCCTACTACCTGACCTCGGGCCGGGGGCCGTTGCGTTCGGCGGTGGACTTCCTGGTGACCCTGCCGCTGGTTTTCCCGCCCATCGCCACCGGGTTCGTCCTGCTCATGCTGCTGGGGCGGACCGGCTGGCTCGGCCGGATAGCCCCGGTGGACATCATCTTCAACTTCCCCGGAGTGGTCATCGCCTCCTTCGTGTCCGGCCTGCCGCTGATGGTCAAGCCGGTGGAGGCCGCCCTCAAGGGGGACGTGAAAAAGCTGGCCGAGATATCCCAGGTGCTCGGCAAGACGGACTGGCAGACGTTCTGGCTGGTGCTGCTGCCCAATATCCGGCGCAACGTGCTCGCGGGCTGGTTTCTGGCCATCGGGCGGTCGCTGGGCGAGGTGGGCGTGACGCTCATGCTCGGCGGCAACATCATCGGCAAGACCAACACCCTTTCACTGGAAATATACAACGCGGTCTTCAGCGGCGAGTTCGACCGGGCCATGGTCCTGGCCGTGGTCATCGGCTGCTTCTCGCTGGCCGTTTTCGCGGCCCTGAAGAAACTGGCCGCAGTCTAG
- the modA gene encoding molybdate ABC transporter substrate-binding protein, which translates to MRMIRIFALVSALLFALPAQAGATDSVVLAAGAGYKKMVNALYETYQKKTGAQIDLIYGNMGRVTTLAKESGKVDIVLGDAQFLLKKAALPVTVKTELGRGRLVLAFAKGSKFSKVADLDNPEAGRIAMPDTSKAIYGRAARQFLEQTGRLPAIQSRLVEVATVPQVFSYLATGEVDMGFLNLTHVLNVADKLGGYEVLDDKDYAPISIIAGILTTSPNKAGAEAFLAFLKTDEAQAIVRANGL; encoded by the coding sequence TCCGCTCTGCTCTTCGCTCTTCCGGCCCAGGCCGGGGCCACGGACTCCGTGGTCCTGGCCGCAGGGGCGGGCTACAAGAAAATGGTCAACGCCCTGTACGAGACGTACCAGAAGAAGACCGGCGCGCAGATCGACCTCATATACGGCAACATGGGCAGGGTCACCACCCTGGCCAAGGAAAGCGGCAAGGTGGACATCGTCCTGGGCGACGCCCAGTTCCTGCTCAAGAAGGCAGCCCTGCCCGTGACCGTGAAGACCGAGCTCGGCCGCGGCCGCCTGGTCCTGGCCTTTGCCAAGGGGTCCAAATTCTCCAAGGTCGCGGACCTGGACAACCCCGAGGCCGGACGCATCGCCATGCCCGACACCAGCAAGGCGATTTACGGCCGCGCGGCGCGCCAGTTCCTCGAACAGACGGGCAGGCTCCCGGCCATCCAGTCCCGCCTGGTGGAGGTCGCCACCGTGCCCCAGGTCTTCTCCTACCTGGCCACGGGCGAGGTGGACATGGGCTTCCTGAACCTGACCCACGTCCTCAACGTGGCCGACAAGCTCGGCGGGTACGAGGTCCTGGACGACAAGGACTATGCGCCCATCAGCATCATCGCGGGCATCCTGACCACCAGCCCGAACAAGGCCGGGGCCGAAGCATTCCTCGCGTTCCTCAAGACGGACGAAGCCCAGGCCATCGTCAGGGCGAACGGCCTGTAG